A region of the Neomicrococcus lactis genome:
ATGACCAACGATTTGCCGATCTTCTGCGGACATCCCATACGCGTCGACAGGAAAGCCTATTTGCATGGTTTCGGCGTTGAGTGTTGCCGTCACACTCTCGTTCGGCCGCGCGTCTTCGCTACCACAGGCGGTGCTGGCAAGCAATAAAAAAACGCCAGCCAGCACCACTCTGCCGGGAAAATTACTCATTTAGAACTGATCTTCCGCTCAATCTCGGATCTCATTGCAAACAATGGGATATATTAATCTCGGCGGTGGCTGTCAATTTTGTCATTAATCAGCGTGTTCCAATACAAATTGTCCCACACTTGACCCGAGTTCAACCGAATTGTCATTCCGGTGTAATACGCATCCGAGTAGTATGTGCCAGCCCTAGATGCGTTGTTGTAGAGCGAAGAGGCCCGATCATGCATTGCACTCGGGTATTGACCCACCGAATTACCTTGAACAAACCCGCCAGAATAAGATGCGTCCTCGCAAGAACACATGTACCCTGCCGAGCACTGGCCGATTGCGGCAGAGGCCGTGGACGGCACCACAACTATGGCCGCCGAAGGAAATACTGCACCTGCAATTGCTGATATTTTCCGTTTCACGCCATCCCCCAAATTGAGTTTATGAAACGTGCAGGCCGCGCGGTTCGTAAACTCAGCCTAGGATACTCCCGAGCACCTTACAAGCGCTTTTTGAAAATGTTATGGTTTTATTTTTCTCATCCGGTCAGGGTTTGAAGTGCCGCAACTTCGAAGCTGCGGGCGCATACGCTTCCAGCTCGGCACAGACCATTCGAGCCCCAACTTTCGGAGGATTCTCTCGGCTAGACTCATGTGGTGGCATGGTGGACAAAACAATGGGCAGACCCGCAGTGGCGTGCGGACGTTGACGAATGGCTTGACGCGACCCTCGAGGAATTTGAGGTGGAGCGGACGGATGCAACAAAGTGGGGACGCACCCGCTTGTGGAGCATCCAAGCTCACGTGCCCACAGACGCCGGAAATCTCCACTTCAAGGCGCCATGCCCGGGCCTGAGCACCGAAGGCAACGTCACGAGCTTTCTGAACGCCGTCGACGAACAGCACTTCGCGTTCCCGCTGAACGTCAATCTGGAAACCGGCTGGTTCCTGACGCCGGACTACGGCGACAACCTCACCACACTGCCCAGCCCGTTCCCGGATCTCTGGTCCCTCATGTTGCAGGATTTTGCGCGCACGCAGTTGGGGCTCGTTGGTTTGGATGAGGACCTCTTTGACCGGGGCATGCCCATTCTAGATCCTGCTTGGGTCACCACGTACCTCGAGCAACAGCTCATTCTGCACGCGGCCCTTCCAGCCGACCATCCGTTGCACATCCGCGCCGAGACGGCCGAAAAACTGGATCAAAGCTTCCAGTCCCTCAACCAGGACGCCGCGCTCTTGCAAAGCGCCGGAATCCCTTTATCTTTGGATCACAATGACCTGCATCGCGGAAACGTCATGTTGCCGCTCGAAGAGGGCGACCCGCTGCGGTTCATGGATCTTGCGGATTCCTACTGGTCCCACCCATTCGGCGCGCTGTCCGATCCCGTCCGGCACATGTGCGACGAGTTCTCGTGCGAACCAGACGACGAGCGCATCACCAACGTCATCAAGACCTACCTGGAACAGTGGTCAGACTACGGAACCGTCGCCGAACTCTCAGAACTTGTAGCCCCAGCCATCCGCTTGAGCGGCATTGCGCAACACGGTGTGTGGATGCGCATTCTGGATGAAGCTGATGATCAAGATCTGAGAGATTACGGCAACGTCCCGCTGGATATTCTCAAGAACCTCACGGAACCGCTGCGGCCCCTACAGCCCTAGCAGTGATAGGTGTCCGTCGGCGCTTCGAAGTGGACGTCGAAGCCCTCGGGCACATGCAGGTTGAAGGCATTCGCAAGGCCCAGCACCTTCTTGGCTCGCGCCAGTCGAGGCAAATCTGAACCATTGCGGATCTCTCCACCGTCGGCGTCGAATTCCTTGAGGAAGTCCGTTGCCCAGGACAGTTCCGCGAGCGAAGGGCTCAACCCTTCGTTGACCGTCGCTACCTGTTCCGGCATCAAGCACAGCTTGCCGGTCATACCGAATTCAAGGCTCACGGCCGTTGATTCTGCGAGCTTCGAGCCCAGCGCTCCCACGGCCGGCCCATCAATGGGACCAGGGAGGTTCGCGGCACGGGAGGCGATCGTGAACTGCGAGCGCGTGTACGCGAGCGTCATGGGGTTCTCGCCGAAACCGGTGTCTCGGCGGAAGTCGCCGAGCCCAAATCCCAAGCGGTAGGTGGATCGTGCGGTGGCGATGTCTTGCAGGTTCTGCACGCCGCGTGCGGTTTCCACAAGTGCCACGATCTTGGTGTTCTTGAGCGCTTCGGCTGTCTTCGTCACGTGCTCTGGCGATTCAACCATGGCGAGCATGACGCCATCGAGCCCGGCTACACCGGCGAGCTCGCGCAGATCGTCTTCCCACCATTGCGTGCCGAAGCCGTTGATACGCACCCATGCGTGGCGCTGCCGCCCATTTTCGTCCGTGGAATCCAGCCACGAGGTCACGTTGCGACGGGCACGTACTTTGTCCTTGGGAGCGACGGCGTCTTCAATATCCAAGACCACCACGTCAGCGCCGGAGGCTACTGCGTGATCGAAGCGGTCCGCGTGCGTGCCGTTGACGAGCAGCCACGTGCGGGCGAGTTCGGGCCCCACGGTTGGAGCAGCTGGAGCGATTGCCGCTGCTGACGTTGAATTCGTGGGAAGGATGGTCAAAGAATCAGTGTGGATGGACATGAGAATGCCGTTCTAGTGAAGAATTGATGCTCGAAGAGCAGAACCGTAGCTGCCAGCGGAGCTTTCGATGAAAGCAGTCCGGGCCAAGCCTTTGCCTCGAAGCGTTCCGCCAGGTGTGCGGGGCTTCTGCATGCACGAGAGTCAGCGCGCGGCAGTTGCGGTGCATCCAGAATAGCCGATAGTGACGCGCAGCACACTATCGAGTGCCAACTATTGCGGCCAGTGGCCGCGCTCATCCATCACTTGCGCCAATACGTCGGCCCGATCCGTCATGATCCCGTCCACGCCAAGATCCAGTAGTCGCTCCATTTCAGATCGCTCATCGACCACCCACACGTGCACTTGCAAGCCGGCCTCATGCGCATGCCGCACGAACGCTGGCGTCACCACCGGCACCCCGAAATACTGCGGCGGGACCTGCAACGCCACGATCCCCCGCTCCCGCAGCTTCAACAGTCGGTGCGCCCCTATGGCCCCGAAAGCGGTGGAAAGAACGGTGGTCGCCATCCCGGAAGAGCTCGCTAACGCTTCATTCGAGGCCTTGAGAGTACGACGCCGCCGCGCGTCAGAGAACGAAGCGGCGAGGACACGGTGGGTGGCGTTGGCATCGAGGACGTGTTGGGCGAAGAGTTCCGCTCCAGCGTGGTCTTTGATATCCACGTTAAGATGGATGTCATCCCACTCGTTGAGGAGTTCTTCAAACGTGGGAATCGGCGCGGTTCCGGCGACGCGAATATCGCTAATCTGCTGACTGGTCAGCTGACTAATCTGCCCCTTGCCGTTCGTCACCCGGTCCAGGGTTTCATCATGAAAAACGTAGAGCACGCCGTCCTTGGACGTTCGCACATCCAGCTCCAGATACCGGAAGCCCAGATCAACGGCCCGGCGGAAAGCGGGCATGGTGTTCTCATCCCCTTCGGGTGAGAATCCCCGGTGGGCAAACGCGAGCTGGCGGCTCTCGAGGGGACTTCCCGATTCATTCAACAAATAAGGAACCGGCTCCAAGCCATGGGTCTTGGGTCCAAGAATCTCGGGAGTACGGCGCATCTCGCGCGCACGGGCAGCGCGTTGCGGGGAAGTCACCTGCTCATTCTATGAAACCGCCTAGGTAGGTGAGCTACTTGGACAGATTTACAACCCAAACCGCTTGATCAGCGGCACCGGTCAAGCACTGCAGACTCTCAACCTCGGCATCCTCCGGCGTCTTCGCGGCGTATCCGCCAGCCAATTGGGCCATCGATCCGAGCGTTGCAACTACCCCACCGCCGTAGTGCACTTCCTGCTTGCCGTTGCTGTTCGTCGTCACCGTGGTGTCATGAGGCCAGAGCAGAGCGGTAGTTCCCGCGTTATTTGCTCTTTCCAAGACGATGCACTGATCTCCGCGGAGCAC
Encoded here:
- a CDS encoding peptidase inhibitor family I36 protein, which translates into the protein MKRKISAIAGAVFPSAAIVVVPSTASAAIGQCSAGYMCSCEDASYSGGFVQGNSVGQYPSAMHDRASSLYNNASRAGTYYSDAYYTGMTIRLNSGQVWDNLYWNTLINDKIDSHRRD
- a CDS encoding HpcH/HpaI aldolase/citrate lyase family protein; this encodes MSIHTDSLTILPTNSTSAAAIAPAAPTVGPELARTWLLVNGTHADRFDHAVASGADVVVLDIEDAVAPKDKVRARRNVTSWLDSTDENGRQRHAWVRINGFGTQWWEDDLRELAGVAGLDGVMLAMVESPEHVTKTAEALKNTKIVALVETARGVQNLQDIATARSTYRLGFGLGDFRRDTGFGENPMTLAYTRSQFTIASRAANLPGPIDGPAVGALGSKLAESTAVSLEFGMTGKLCLMPEQVATVNEGLSPSLAELSWATDFLKEFDADGGEIRNGSDLPRLARAKKVLGLANAFNLHVPEGFDVHFEAPTDTYHC
- a CDS encoding glycerophosphodiester phosphodiesterase; its protein translation is MTSPQRAARAREMRRTPEILGPKTHGLEPVPYLLNESGSPLESRQLAFAHRGFSPEGDENTMPAFRRAVDLGFRYLELDVRTSKDGVLYVFHDETLDRVTNGKGQISQLTSQQISDIRVAGTAPIPTFEELLNEWDDIHLNVDIKDHAGAELFAQHVLDANATHRVLAASFSDARRRRTLKASNEALASSSGMATTVLSTAFGAIGAHRLLKLRERGIVALQVPPQYFGVPVVTPAFVRHAHEAGLQVHVWVVDERSEMERLLDLGVDGIMTDRADVLAQVMDERGHWPQ